In Morganella morganii, the following are encoded in one genomic region:
- the prfH gene encoding peptide chain release factor H, producing MLLQFSAAHGPEECCLAVKHALRLFLQEAAQSSVTVIFAEEMPSQHGLHSALLSLDGEHADALADRWCGTLQWQCASPLRPKHRRKNWFIGIRRFTAPQAVSDSEIVFERLKSQGPGGQHVNKTESAVRATHIATGISVKVQSERSQHANKKLACRLIEWHLSQYQQQQSASLNGERHRSHHQIERGRATRCFSGPDFRPVS from the coding sequence ATGTTATTACAGTTTTCTGCCGCTCACGGCCCGGAAGAGTGCTGTCTGGCGGTGAAGCACGCGCTGCGCCTCTTTTTGCAGGAGGCTGCACAGTCGTCGGTCACAGTGATCTTTGCGGAGGAAATGCCGTCACAGCACGGCCTGCATTCCGCCCTGCTGTCACTGGACGGAGAACATGCGGATGCTCTGGCGGATCGCTGGTGCGGGACATTGCAGTGGCAGTGTGCCAGCCCGCTCCGCCCGAAACACCGGCGTAAAAACTGGTTTATCGGCATCCGTCGTTTTACTGCACCGCAGGCAGTATCAGACAGTGAGATTGTCTTTGAACGTCTGAAATCACAGGGGCCGGGCGGCCAGCATGTGAATAAGACAGAATCCGCTGTCCGTGCCACGCACATTGCCACCGGTATCTCGGTTAAAGTGCAGTCTGAACGCAGCCAGCACGCCAACAAAAAACTGGCCTGCCGCCTGATTGAATGGCATCTGAGCCAATATCAGCAACAGCAGTCCGCATCACTGAACGGCGAGCGCCACCGGTCACATCACCAGATCGAGCGCGGCCGGGCGACACGCTGCTTCAGCGGGCCGGATTTCCGTCCGGTCAGCTGA
- a CDS encoding RNA ligase RtcB family protein — translation MGNYMHFVAPGVSYIASDATWIESNAIQQLITTAQLPGMTAVAGMPDLHPGRGYPVGAAFFSEGRFYPALVGNDIGCGMALYQTELKVSKLNADKAEKQLRSMHDHADADWLAEHVSDHFASHPFAASLSSVGGGNHFAEFQQIDKVCDDGLFAASGLDKQRVILLVHSGSRGLGQMVLRHHVEQFSHDGLTENTPEAAEYLAAHQQALDFAQHNRALIALRMMQQLRTNGEAILDINHNLVEACTVNGRNGWLHRKGATPVDHDYVVIPGSRGDYSYLVKPHATADSLYSLAHGAGRKWMRTECKGRLSHRYTPAQLSRTDLGSRVICANKQLIYEEAPQSYKSIETVIESLSGAGLITVVARLKPLLTYKTSGECC, via the coding sequence ATGGGCAATTATATGCATTTTGTCGCGCCGGGCGTCTCTTATATCGCCTCGGATGCGACGTGGATCGAAAGTAACGCGATCCAACAACTGATCACCACCGCACAATTACCGGGTATGACGGCTGTTGCCGGTATGCCGGATCTGCATCCCGGCAGAGGCTATCCGGTGGGTGCGGCATTTTTCTCTGAAGGCCGTTTTTATCCCGCGCTGGTCGGTAACGACATCGGCTGCGGTATGGCGCTGTATCAGACTGAGCTGAAAGTCAGCAAACTCAACGCGGACAAAGCTGAAAAGCAACTGCGCAGCATGCATGACCATGCGGACGCAGACTGGCTGGCAGAGCATGTGAGCGATCACTTCGCATCACATCCGTTTGCCGCTTCTCTGTCTTCTGTCGGCGGCGGGAATCATTTTGCTGAGTTTCAGCAAATCGATAAGGTCTGTGATGACGGCCTGTTTGCCGCGTCCGGGCTGGATAAACAGCGTGTGATACTGCTGGTTCACAGCGGTTCACGCGGGCTGGGGCAGATGGTTCTGCGTCATCATGTTGAGCAGTTCAGCCACGACGGGCTGACAGAGAACACGCCGGAAGCGGCGGAATATCTGGCAGCACATCAGCAGGCGCTGGATTTTGCACAGCACAACCGGGCGCTGATTGCACTGCGGATGATGCAGCAGTTGCGTACCAACGGTGAGGCAATACTCGATATCAATCACAACCTGGTGGAAGCCTGCACGGTGAACGGCCGTAACGGCTGGCTGCACCGGAAAGGGGCAACCCCGGTGGATCATGATTATGTGGTGATCCCCGGCTCACGCGGTGATTACAGTTATCTGGTGAAACCACATGCAACCGCTGACAGCCTTTACTCTCTCGCGCACGGCGCGGGACGTAAATGGATGCGCACCGAGTGCAAAGGACGCCTTTCTCACCGCTATACCCCGGCGCAGTTATCCCGTACCGATCTCGGCAGCCGGGTGATCTGCGCTAATAAGCAGCTGATTTATGAGGAAGCACCGCAGTCCTATAAATCCATTGAGACTGTGATTGAAAGCCTGTCAGGTGCCGGGCTGATTACCGTGGTGGCGCGGCTGAAACCGTTGCTGACCTACAAAACGAGCGGGGAGTGCTGCTGA
- the udp gene encoding uridine phosphorylase: MADVFHLGLTKADLQGATLAIVPGDPNRVEKIARLMDNPVHLASLREFTSWRGELDGKAVIVCSTGIGGPSTSIAVEELAQLGIRTFLRIGTTGAIQENINVGDVLVTTAAVRLDGASLHFAPMEFPAVADFECTTALVNAAKAAKATVHIGVTASSDTFYPGQERYDTFSGRVTRRFKGSMKEWQEMGVMNFEMESATLLTMCASQGLRAGMVAGVIVNRTQQEIPDEAKMKKTESNTLDIVVEAARHLI; the protein is encoded by the coding sequence ATGGCTGATGTATTTCATTTAGGTTTGACTAAAGCAGATTTACAGGGTGCGACGCTGGCTATCGTACCGGGCGATCCGAACCGGGTCGAAAAAATTGCCCGCCTGATGGATAATCCTGTTCATCTCGCGTCTCTGCGTGAATTCACCTCATGGCGCGGCGAACTGGACGGCAAAGCAGTAATCGTCTGTTCAACCGGTATCGGCGGCCCGTCCACCTCTATCGCGGTGGAAGAACTGGCACAGCTGGGGATCCGCACGTTCCTGCGTATCGGTACCACCGGTGCGATTCAGGAAAACATTAATGTCGGTGATGTCCTTGTGACCACGGCGGCTGTGCGCCTGGATGGTGCAAGCCTGCATTTCGCACCGATGGAATTCCCGGCCGTGGCTGACTTTGAATGCACCACCGCGCTGGTCAATGCGGCGAAAGCAGCCAAAGCAACAGTTCATATTGGTGTGACCGCTTCTTCTGATACTTTCTATCCGGGCCAGGAGCGTTATGATACCTTCAGCGGCCGTGTGACCCGCCGGTTCAAAGGATCAATGAAAGAGTGGCAGGAAATGGGCGTGATGAACTTTGAAATGGAATCCGCCACACTGCTGACCATGTGTGCCAGCCAGGGGCTGCGTGCCGGGATGGTTGCGGGCGTTATCGTTAACCGCACCCAGCAGGAAATTCCTGATGAAGCGAAGATGAAGAAAACCGAATCCAATACCCTGGATATTGTGGTGGAAGCCGCCCGTCATCTCATCTGA
- a CDS encoding tyrosine-protein phosphatase → MTRQPLPHPSVLPLDGGINFRDLGNKVLPDGSKIKPGLLFRAGALDRLSDNDLTRLTEQNLFQILDYRDSGEIADKPDRLWNGALYTNAPANPMSKEVDANLEKLGNEALTGFDPKAFMLRLYELLPLGNPAYHALGDMLRNPEKGGIVQHCAVGKDRTGVGSALVLFALGADTDMVMEDYLLTNDTLAPYRHELLAEHAKTMPEAVVEKFAYVYSVQPDFLNTALKSIHSHYGSIDTWLAKDIGLTTAVRDKIRNHFLE, encoded by the coding sequence ATGACCAGACAGCCATTACCGCATCCTTCTGTATTGCCGCTCGACGGCGGGATCAATTTTCGTGACCTGGGAAACAAAGTGCTGCCGGACGGCAGTAAAATCAAACCCGGCCTGCTGTTCCGTGCCGGGGCGCTGGATCGCCTGAGCGACAACGACTTAACCCGCCTGACAGAGCAGAATCTGTTTCAGATCCTGGATTACCGCGACAGCGGCGAAATTGCTGATAAACCGGATCGTCTCTGGAATGGCGCGCTGTACACGAACGCACCGGCAAATCCGATGTCAAAGGAAGTGGATGCTAACCTTGAGAAACTCGGCAATGAAGCGCTGACGGGGTTTGATCCGAAAGCTTTTATGCTGCGCCTCTATGAACTGCTGCCGCTGGGCAACCCTGCGTATCATGCACTCGGCGATATGCTGCGCAACCCGGAAAAAGGCGGCATTGTGCAGCACTGTGCGGTCGGTAAAGACCGGACCGGTGTGGGTTCGGCACTGGTGCTGTTTGCACTCGGCGCGGATACCGATATGGTGATGGAAGATTACCTGCTGACCAATGACACGCTGGCACCTTACCGCCATGAACTGCTGGCGGAACACGCGAAAACCATGCCGGAAGCGGTGGTGGAGAAATTCGCCTATGTTTACTCCGTACAGCCTGATTTCCTGAATACCGCACTGAAAAGTATTCACTCTCATTATGGCAGTATTGATACCTGGCTGGCGAAAGATATCGGGCTGACAACAGCAGTCCGCGACAAAATCCGCAACCATTTCCTTGAGTAA
- a CDS encoding DedA family protein gives MAPADIITTVTAFVREHEIWALPIVFVLAFGESLAFLSLLFPATVILLGVGALIGEGGLNFLPVFLAAATGGFFGDWISYYIGYYYKDNVRHMWPISRSPQTLVRGHQFFEKWGIWGVFFGRFFGPFRAVVPLVAGICAMPQRHFQLANLSSAVIWAFGLLAPGAFGLKWMAGLMGG, from the coding sequence CTGGCACCGGCAGATATTATCACCACCGTTACCGCATTTGTCCGTGAACATGAGATCTGGGCATTGCCGATCGTTTTCGTGCTGGCATTCGGTGAATCTCTCGCATTCCTTTCCCTGTTGTTTCCGGCAACAGTGATTCTGCTCGGAGTCGGGGCGCTGATCGGGGAGGGAGGGCTGAATTTTCTGCCGGTCTTCCTCGCGGCGGCCACCGGTGGCTTTTTCGGCGACTGGATCTCCTATTACATCGGCTACTACTACAAGGATAATGTCCGTCATATGTGGCCGATTTCCCGCTCCCCGCAAACCCTGGTCAGAGGACATCAGTTCTTTGAAAAATGGGGAATATGGGGTGTCTTTTTCGGGCGCTTCTTCGGGCCGTTCCGTGCGGTGGTACCGCTGGTGGCGGGGATCTGTGCAATGCCGCAGCGTCATTTTCAGCTGGCGAACCTGTCTTCTGCCGTGATCTGGGCATTCGGCCTGCTGGCCCCCGGCGCGTTCGGGCTGAAATGGATGGCTGGGCTGATGGGCGGATAG
- the rmuC gene encoding DNA recombination protein RmuC — MDIQWLYGFIGILSGILLGGGVVWFSLQQRLADKNRLLQDNIAQLALLDETRRQAAYWQQAREQSEQSLENARHISAQQEAEIRELTTRLEESRLAAEEKQRLLLNSEQRLNTQFENLAARIFEQSGRRTDELNRQSLSMLLRPFREQLDNFNRQVQESYSQESRERHTLTHEIQRLQQLNLRMAQEAVNLTNALKGDNKMQGSWGETILARILEASGLREGHEFATQVSLKNEQQSRYQPDVVIYLPQNKQVIVDAKVSLVAYERYFNSDTPEARQTALTEHINSVRQHIRGLSRKEYQDLSGINSLDYVLMFIPVEPAFLAAVGQESVLLDEALRSNIMLVSPSTLLVALRTIANLWRYEHQHENSQAIAQRAARLYDKLRLFTEEMDGIGQALDKAQNTYHGAMKKLTTGRGNLLSQAESFRELGVEVKRPLDEILVQKARLSEQQDTAADELPEEQANFAEQHNGHRVLR; from the coding sequence GTGGATATTCAGTGGCTTTATGGTTTTATCGGCATTCTGAGCGGTATTCTGCTGGGCGGCGGTGTGGTCTGGTTCAGCCTGCAACAGCGGCTGGCGGACAAAAACCGGCTGTTACAGGATAATATTGCGCAACTGGCTCTGCTGGATGAAACCCGGCGTCAGGCTGCATACTGGCAGCAGGCCAGGGAGCAGAGTGAACAGTCACTGGAAAATGCCCGTCATATCAGTGCACAACAGGAAGCGGAAATCCGTGAGCTGACCACCCGGCTGGAAGAAAGCCGCCTGGCCGCCGAAGAAAAACAGCGGTTGCTGCTTAACAGTGAGCAGCGCCTGAATACTCAGTTTGAAAACCTGGCCGCCCGTATTTTTGAACAGAGCGGCCGCCGGACAGATGAACTCAACCGCCAGAGCCTGTCCATGCTGCTGCGCCCGTTCCGTGAACAGCTGGATAACTTTAACCGGCAGGTGCAGGAAAGTTACAGCCAGGAAAGCCGCGAGCGCCACACTCTGACACATGAAATTCAGCGCCTGCAGCAGCTCAATCTGCGGATGGCGCAGGAAGCCGTCAATCTCACCAATGCCCTGAAAGGCGACAACAAAATGCAGGGGAGCTGGGGGGAAACTATTCTTGCCCGTATCCTGGAAGCCTCCGGTCTGCGCGAGGGGCATGAATTCGCCACTCAGGTCAGTCTGAAAAATGAACAGCAAAGCCGTTATCAGCCCGATGTGGTGATTTACCTGCCGCAGAACAAACAGGTGATTGTGGATGCCAAAGTGTCGCTGGTGGCCTACGAGCGTTACTTCAACAGTGACACCCCGGAAGCCCGGCAGACGGCACTGACGGAACACATCAACTCTGTGCGTCAGCACATCCGCGGCCTGAGCCGCAAAGAATATCAGGATCTCAGCGGGATTAACTCGCTGGATTATGTACTGATGTTTATCCCTGTCGAACCGGCATTTCTGGCGGCGGTCGGGCAGGAGAGTGTATTGCTGGATGAAGCCCTCAGAAGCAATATCATGCTGGTCAGCCCGTCCACACTGCTGGTGGCGCTGCGGACAATCGCCAATCTCTGGCGTTATGAACATCAGCATGAAAACAGTCAGGCAATTGCACAGCGTGCCGCCCGTCTCTATGACAAACTCCGCCTGTTTACCGAGGAAATGGACGGTATCGGCCAGGCGCTGGATAAAGCCCAGAATACCTATCACGGGGCGATGAAAAAACTGACCACCGGCCGGGGAAATCTGCTGTCACAGGCAGAAAGCTTCCGTGAGCTGGGCGTTGAGGTAAAACGCCCGCTGGATGAAATTCTGGTGCAGAAAGCCCGTCTCAGTGAACAGCAGGATACCGCTGCGGATGAACTGCCTGAGGAGCAGGCTAATTTCGCAGAACAACACAATGGGCATAGGGTTTTGCGGTAA
- the ubiE gene encoding bifunctional demethylmenaquinone methyltransferase/2-methoxy-6-polyprenyl-1,4-benzoquinol methylase UbiE, which yields MEEQSRDTIDFGFRTVNRNEKAGMVANVFHSVAAKYDLMNDLMSFGIHRVWKRFTIDASGVRRGQRVLDLAGGTGDFTAKFSRMVGENGQVILADINDSMLKMGREKLRNHGVVGNVNYVQANAEELPFPDDYFNCIIISFGLRNVTDKDKALRSMFRVLKPGGRLLVLEFSKPVIEPLSKVYDAYSFHVLPRIGQAVVNDADSYRYLAESIRMHPDQETLKGMMENAGFEHVSYTNMTGGIVALHKGFKF from the coding sequence ATGGAAGAGCAATCCCGGGATACAATCGATTTTGGTTTTCGTACTGTTAACAGAAACGAAAAAGCAGGTATGGTGGCAAACGTCTTTCATTCTGTTGCCGCAAAATACGATCTGATGAATGACCTGATGTCTTTCGGCATCCATCGTGTCTGGAAACGTTTTACTATTGATGCCAGTGGTGTCCGCCGTGGTCAGCGGGTGCTGGATCTTGCCGGGGGAACCGGTGATTTCACTGCAAAATTCTCCCGTATGGTCGGCGAAAACGGTCAGGTGATCCTCGCGGATATCAACGATTCCATGCTGAAAATGGGCCGGGAAAAGCTGCGTAACCACGGGGTTGTCGGCAATGTGAATTATGTTCAGGCGAACGCCGAAGAACTGCCGTTCCCGGATGACTACTTCAACTGCATCATCATCTCTTTCGGGCTGCGCAATGTCACCGATAAAGACAAAGCACTCCGTTCCATGTTCCGTGTGTTAAAACCGGGCGGCCGCCTGCTGGTGCTGGAATTCTCCAAACCGGTGATTGAACCGCTGAGTAAAGTATATGACGCATACTCCTTCCACGTGTTGCCGCGTATCGGGCAGGCGGTTGTGAATGATGCGGACAGCTACCGCTATCTTGCCGAATCCATCCGCATGCATCCGGATCAGGAAACCCTGAAAGGCATGATGGAAAATGCCGGATTTGAGCATGTTTCCTACACCAATATGACCGGCGGCATTGTGGCGCTGCATAAAGGATTCAAATTCTGA
- the ubiB gene encoding ubiquinone biosynthesis regulatory protein kinase UbiB, with product MRPSEIKRLYFIIRTLLNYGLDELIPKNRLSWAIRLWRRSLFWMPNKHKDKVLGERLRLALQELGPVWIKFGQMLSTRRDLFPPAIADQLALLQDRVSSFDGNLAKKTIEDALEGPVETWFDDFDITPLASASIAQVHTAVLKENGQAVVLKVIRPDILPVIQADIHLMYRLANMVPLLPDGRRLRPKEVVREYEKTLLDELNLQREAANAIQLRRNFENSPMLYVPEVYPDLCRENVLIMERIYGIPVSDIAALHEQGTNMKLLAERGVQVFFTQVFRDSFFHADMHPGNIFVSREHPDDPQYIGIDCGIVGSLNKEDKRYLAENFIAFFNRDYRKVAELHVDSGWVPPDTNVEDFEFAIRTVCEPIFEKPLAEISFGHVLLNLFNTARRFNMEVQPQLVLLQKTLLYVEGLGRQLYPQLDLWKTAKPFLESWLKSQIGVKAVIRSIKEKAPFWAEKLPELPELVYDSLKQQRRLQSGVERLAEQMKQQQAAQRKANFSLGIGATLFVCASLFYLAGAPVAPWVLMFFGILTWVTGWWQSGKMK from the coding sequence ATGAGACCGAGTGAAATAAAACGCCTCTATTTTATCATCCGCACTCTCCTGAATTACGGGCTGGATGAACTGATCCCTAAAAACCGTCTGAGCTGGGCAATCCGTCTCTGGCGCCGTTCACTGTTCTGGATGCCGAACAAGCATAAAGACAAAGTGCTGGGTGAGCGTCTGCGTCTGGCTCTTCAGGAACTGGGGCCGGTGTGGATAAAGTTCGGTCAGATGCTCTCCACCCGCCGGGACTTGTTCCCGCCGGCCATTGCTGACCAGCTGGCACTGTTGCAGGATCGCGTTTCATCATTTGACGGCAATCTGGCAAAGAAAACCATTGAAGATGCCCTGGAAGGGCCGGTGGAAACCTGGTTTGATGATTTTGATATCACACCGCTGGCATCCGCCTCGATTGCTCAGGTGCACACTGCAGTTCTGAAAGAAAACGGGCAGGCGGTGGTACTGAAAGTGATCCGTCCGGATATTTTGCCGGTGATCCAGGCTGATATTCATCTGATGTACCGGCTGGCGAACATGGTTCCCCTGTTACCGGACGGCAGACGTCTGCGGCCGAAAGAGGTCGTTCGCGAGTATGAAAAAACACTGCTGGATGAGCTGAATCTGCAACGCGAAGCGGCTAATGCTATTCAGTTGCGGCGTAATTTTGAAAACAGCCCGATGCTCTATGTGCCGGAGGTTTATCCGGATCTCTGCCGTGAAAATGTGCTGATCATGGAGCGTATCTACGGCATTCCGGTTTCTGATATTGCGGCTCTGCATGAGCAGGGCACAAACATGAAACTGCTGGCCGAGCGTGGCGTGCAGGTCTTCTTCACGCAGGTTTTCCGTGACAGCTTCTTCCATGCGGATATGCATCCGGGCAATATTTTTGTCAGCCGTGAGCATCCGGACGATCCTCAGTATATCGGTATCGACTGCGGTATTGTCGGTTCACTGAATAAAGAAGATAAGCGCTATCTCGCGGAAAACTTTATTGCCTTCTTCAACCGTGATTACCGTAAAGTGGCTGAGCTGCATGTGGATTCCGGCTGGGTTCCGCCGGATACCAATGTGGAAGATTTTGAATTTGCTATCCGTACGGTGTGTGAACCGATTTTTGAAAAACCGCTGGCAGAAATCTCTTTCGGTCATGTGTTGCTGAACCTGTTCAATACCGCCCGGCGCTTTAATATGGAAGTTCAGCCGCAACTGGTTTTATTACAGAAAACCCTGCTGTATGTTGAGGGGCTCGGACGCCAGCTTTATCCGCAGCTGGATCTGTGGAAAACCGCGAAACCATTCCTTGAATCGTGGCTGAAAAGTCAGATTGGCGTGAAAGCCGTGATCCGTAGTATCAAAGAAAAAGCACCGTTCTGGGCGGAAAAACTACCGGAATTACCGGAACTGGTGTATGACAGTCTTAAACAGCAGCGCCGTCTTCAGTCCGGTGTTGAGCGGCTGGCAGAGCAGATGAAACAGCAGCAGGCTGCTCAGCGGAAAGCAAATTTCTCACTGGGTATCGGTGCGACATTGTTTGTCTGTGCGAGCTTATTCTATCTGGCCGGAGCACCGGTTGCACCCTGGGTTCTGATGTTTTTTGGTATACTTACCTGGGTAACAGGATGGTGGCAATCCGGTAAAATGAAGTAA
- the tatA gene encoding Sec-independent protein translocase subunit TatA: MAGINIWQLLIIAVIVVLLFGTNKLRTLGSDLGASIKGFKKAIGDEDQNKADTTTAGKDADFEQKNIAEKKADSAEQPENKNKEQV, encoded by the coding sequence ATGGCCGGTATTAATATTTGGCAATTGTTAATTATTGCTGTGATTGTTGTACTCCTGTTCGGAACAAACAAACTCCGTACTCTGGGATCTGATTTAGGTGCATCTATCAAAGGCTTTAAAAAAGCTATCGGTGATGAAGATCAGAACAAAGCAGATACAACAACAGCCGGAAAAGACGCGGATTTTGAACAAAAAAATATCGCAGAAAAGAAAGCTGATTCAGCTGAGCAGCCAGAGAATAAAAACAAAGAGCAGGTATAA
- the tatB gene encoding Sec-independent protein translocase protein TatB — MFDIGFGELILVLVIGLVVLGPERLPVAVKTVAGWIRVMRSMAANVQNELTQELKLQELQDNLKKMEEQAGKAISPELKASMDELKEAADTLRRSYQEPVDTLKKQLDPEALADQELEIPSVRPASAGTPASENPAPAAPSPAVAEEAPVRPSPEVSDTEPAPSPVTVAASDSQKH; from the coding sequence GTGTTTGACATCGGTTTTGGTGAACTGATCTTAGTATTGGTTATCGGACTTGTGGTTCTGGGACCTGAACGCCTTCCGGTTGCTGTGAAAACAGTAGCCGGCTGGATCCGTGTGATGCGTTCAATGGCTGCCAATGTGCAGAATGAACTGACGCAGGAACTCAAACTTCAGGAATTGCAGGATAACCTGAAAAAGATGGAAGAGCAGGCCGGTAAAGCCATTTCACCTGAATTGAAGGCGTCGATGGATGAACTGAAAGAAGCAGCTGATACATTACGCCGCTCTTATCAGGAACCGGTGGATACACTGAAAAAGCAGCTCGACCCGGAAGCACTGGCCGATCAGGAACTTGAAATTCCGTCTGTCCGTCCGGCATCAGCCGGCACTCCGGCGTCGGAAAATCCGGCTCCGGCAGCACCATCTCCGGCCGTTGCTGAGGAAGCCCCTGTCCGGCCATCACCGGAAGTCAGTGATACAGAACCTGCACCGTCACCGGTAACCGTTGCTGCGTCAGATTCACAGAAACATTAA